A region of Bacillus cabrialesii DNA encodes the following proteins:
- a CDS encoding amino acid permease — protein sequence MKKDNQTLKRTMTSRHIMMMALGGAIGAGLFKGSSSAIDVAGPSVIIAYLLGGIILLFIMQGLAEMAVRNRNARTFRDLVQQVLGNYAAYFLDWIYWKMWVLNIAAEAVVAAIFIQYWLPGCPIWVLALGISLVVTIVNLLSVKIFAETEYWLAMIKITVIIVFIILGLLLLFVSFGDHTAAGFSNLTDHGGFFPHGGTGLITAMLVVIYSYGGTEIIGVTLAETKNPEKVVPKAVRSTLTRIVAFYLLPFFIIVSLIPWNQVNSVPESPFVMVFKMVGIPGADHIMNAVILLAIISSMNSGLYGSSRILYTQATDGRLPKIFSKLSSKNVPMFAILMCTSSLYIGVLISLFAGSQTFNYLMGSLGYTVLFIWLIIGFAHLKSRKEQTETPAYYVKWFPYTTWFAVLALLAILIGVIMTTSIVITLITAAIYLLITVAYLVKGRKYQ from the coding sequence ATGAAAAAGGACAATCAGACGTTAAAACGCACGATGACGTCCCGCCATATTATGATGATGGCGCTGGGCGGAGCAATCGGCGCAGGTTTATTTAAAGGGAGCAGCTCAGCGATTGATGTGGCAGGGCCATCTGTCATTATCGCTTACCTGCTCGGCGGAATTATTTTGCTGTTTATTATGCAGGGTCTCGCGGAAATGGCTGTGCGCAACCGTAACGCCAGAACCTTCCGGGATCTTGTCCAGCAGGTGTTGGGAAATTACGCCGCTTATTTCTTGGACTGGATATACTGGAAAATGTGGGTGCTTAACATTGCGGCTGAAGCTGTTGTAGCTGCGATCTTTATTCAATATTGGCTGCCGGGCTGCCCGATTTGGGTGCTGGCATTGGGAATTTCTCTCGTCGTCACGATTGTGAATTTGCTTTCTGTTAAAATTTTCGCCGAAACTGAATATTGGCTGGCCATGATCAAGATTACCGTTATTATTGTCTTTATTATTTTAGGATTATTGCTCTTATTTGTATCATTCGGTGATCATACAGCTGCCGGGTTTTCGAACCTGACAGACCATGGCGGATTTTTCCCGCACGGCGGCACAGGGCTGATTACGGCGATGCTTGTCGTCATTTACTCTTACGGCGGTACAGAAATTATCGGTGTGACGCTTGCTGAAACAAAGAACCCGGAAAAGGTTGTCCCGAAAGCTGTCCGCAGCACACTGACACGGATTGTCGCGTTCTACCTGCTGCCGTTTTTCATCATCGTCAGCCTGATTCCGTGGAATCAAGTTAATTCCGTTCCGGAAAGTCCTTTCGTGATGGTCTTTAAAATGGTTGGCATTCCGGGCGCGGATCATATCATGAATGCAGTCATCCTTTTAGCGATCATTTCTTCGATGAACTCAGGTTTATACGGATCATCACGCATTTTATATACACAGGCAACTGACGGAAGACTTCCGAAAATCTTTTCGAAGCTTTCATCGAAAAACGTACCGATGTTTGCGATTCTGATGTGCACTTCCTCTCTATATATTGGCGTATTGATTTCTCTGTTCGCAGGAAGCCAAACGTTTAATTACTTAATGGGATCATTGGGATATACCGTTTTATTCATTTGGCTGATCATCGGATTCGCCCATTTGAAATCGAGAAAAGAGCAAACTGAAACACCTGCTTATTATGTAAAATGGTTCCCGTACACGACATGGTTTGCGGTTCTGGCATTACTCGCCATTCTGATCGGGGTCATCATGACAACGTCAATTGTCATTACGCTCATCACTGCGGCGATCTACCTTTTGATTACAGTTGCATATTTGGTCAAAGGACGCAAGTATCAGTAA
- a CDS encoding glycosyl hydrolase family 18 protein: MKKWLIIAVSLVIAIVLFMYTKTEAKAAGMTLGYTTGDTASYNSLSKYHTYMNSIATDTFAFEKNGHVIGDAPTKQLTYAKKKKIKTWAVISNYNDAIYDFDGDLANRVMSNKTAKKRFTDQLIALAKKHSYYGINIDFEAVNPEDRSKYSRFIQDVSQALKKKHIKTMVSVPAKSADDQNDDWSWPYDYAKIGKYADYVQVMTYDEHGIWGEPGSVASTSWIKSSLQFSVKKIKANKVIMGIPAYGYDWDVKDGNGSAAREWNELKSLIKKQKAKPAFNKKSGSMTFSYVDKKKHKHVVWYENEKTVQTKSHLAKQYKIAGVSVYALGHESESFWKAIQKGTK, encoded by the coding sequence ATGAAAAAATGGCTGATTATAGCTGTTTCACTGGTGATTGCGATCGTTCTGTTTATGTATACAAAAACAGAAGCGAAGGCAGCCGGCATGACATTAGGCTACACGACTGGGGATACGGCCTCATACAATTCTCTTTCGAAATATCATACATACATGAATTCAATCGCCACAGATACGTTTGCGTTTGAAAAAAACGGACACGTCATTGGCGACGCCCCAACGAAGCAGCTGACATATGCGAAAAAGAAAAAAATCAAGACATGGGCTGTCATTTCAAACTATAATGACGCCATTTACGATTTTGACGGAGATTTAGCGAATCGAGTCATGAGTAATAAAACAGCGAAAAAACGATTCACAGATCAGCTGATAGCACTGGCCAAAAAGCACTCATACTACGGTATCAATATCGATTTTGAAGCAGTAAATCCAGAAGACCGATCCAAATACTCACGCTTCATTCAAGATGTCTCACAGGCTCTGAAAAAGAAACACATCAAAACAATGGTATCTGTCCCCGCCAAAAGCGCCGATGATCAAAATGATGACTGGAGCTGGCCGTATGATTATGCGAAAATCGGTAAATATGCCGACTACGTACAAGTCATGACTTACGACGAACACGGCATATGGGGCGAGCCGGGATCAGTGGCAAGCACAAGCTGGATCAAGAGCTCTCTGCAGTTTTCAGTCAAAAAGATCAAAGCCAATAAAGTCATCATGGGAATTCCCGCGTACGGCTATGACTGGGATGTAAAAGACGGAAACGGCAGCGCAGCGAGAGAATGGAATGAACTCAAATCTCTCATCAAAAAGCAGAAAGCAAAGCCGGCATTCAACAAAAAATCAGGTTCCATGACATTTTCCTACGTTGACAAAAAGAAACATAAACATGTCGTGTGGTATGAAAACGAAAAAACCGTTCAAACGAAAAGCCATCTGGCAAAGCAATATAAAATAGCGGGTGTCTCAGTCTACGCATTAGGACACGAGTCAGAATCCTTTTGGAAAGCCATTCAAAAAGGGACAAAATAA
- a CDS encoding LutC/YkgG family protein, translating into MAKGTVQNQESFLNRVASRLGRDRRTGGVAVPEWAHQPQYQTLQGYSADDLVTVLKNHCVKIHTELIETDSIGLYDALREQVRRFSGGPVIIPKDPRFEAYGLKSLLTKEWPNDETPVWEWDAAKGKENIEKAEQANVGITFSEITLAESGTVVLFSSKDIGRSVSLLPTTYIAIVPKSSIVPRMTQASDIIRQKIADGVTVPSCINYITGPSNSADIEMDLVVGVHGPVKAAYILVSDR; encoded by the coding sequence ATGGCGAAGGGAACCGTTCAGAATCAGGAGAGCTTTTTAAATCGGGTCGCATCACGCCTGGGCCGTGACAGAAGAACGGGAGGCGTGGCAGTCCCTGAGTGGGCGCATCAGCCGCAATATCAAACACTTCAAGGATATTCAGCGGATGACTTAGTCACAGTGCTCAAAAACCATTGTGTCAAAATCCATACAGAGCTGATTGAAACGGATTCAATCGGCCTTTACGATGCTCTTCGCGAGCAAGTCAGGCGCTTCTCAGGAGGCCCTGTCATCATTCCGAAGGACCCCCGTTTTGAAGCATACGGACTAAAAAGCCTGCTCACCAAGGAATGGCCGAACGATGAAACTCCGGTCTGGGAGTGGGATGCTGCCAAAGGTAAAGAAAATATCGAAAAAGCGGAGCAAGCCAATGTAGGGATTACATTCAGCGAGATCACACTGGCAGAGTCGGGGACAGTTGTCCTCTTTTCCTCAAAAGACATCGGCCGGTCTGTCAGCCTTTTGCCGACGACCTACATTGCGATTGTCCCGAAATCAAGCATCGTGCCGAGAATGACGCAAGCCAGTGATATCATCCGCCAAAAGATTGCGGACGGCGTCACTGTTCCTTCATGCATCAACTACATTACCGGACCGAGCAACTCAGCTGACATTGAAATGGATTTGGTCGTCGGGGTGCACGGACCTGTAAAAGCCGCATATATTCTCGTCTCTGACCGCTGA
- the lutB gene encoding lactate utilization iron-sulfur protein LutB, translated as MAMKIGTDAFKERVSQGIDNEFMRGAVSGAQERLRTRRLEAAEELGNWEEWRSLSEEIRQHVLENLDFYLGQLAENVAKRGGHVYFAETSEEASSYIRDVIQKKNGKKIVKSKSMVTEEINLNEVLEKEGCEVVETDLGEYILQIDDHDPPSHIVAPALHKNKEQIRDVFKERLDYQHTEKPEELVMHARAILREKFLEADIGITGCNFAIADTGSVSLVTNEGNGRLVSTLPKTQITVMGMERIVPSFSEFEVLVSMLTRSAVGQRLTSYITALTGPKLEGEVDGPEEFHLVIVDNGRSSILGTEFQSVLQCIRCAACINVCPVYRHVGGHSYGSIYSGPIGAVLSPLLGGYDDFKELPYASTLCAACSEACPVKIPLHELLLKHRQNIVEKEGRAPISEKLAMKAFGLGASSLSLYKMGSKWAPAAMTPFTEDEKISKGPGPLKSWTQIRDFPAPHKSRFRDWFTDRETSERTKEEQ; from the coding sequence ATGGCGATGAAAATCGGTACTGACGCTTTTAAAGAGCGGGTATCACAGGGGATTGATAATGAATTTATGAGAGGCGCTGTTTCAGGTGCGCAGGAACGTCTGCGGACACGGCGCCTTGAAGCAGCCGAAGAGCTGGGAAACTGGGAAGAGTGGCGCTCGCTATCAGAGGAAATCAGGCAGCATGTCCTTGAAAACCTCGATTTCTATCTCGGCCAGCTTGCCGAAAATGTGGCGAAAAGAGGCGGGCATGTCTACTTCGCGGAAACATCGGAAGAGGCATCTTCTTATATTCGCGATGTCATTCAAAAGAAGAACGGGAAGAAAATCGTAAAATCAAAATCTATGGTCACAGAGGAAATCAATCTGAATGAGGTGCTGGAGAAGGAAGGCTGTGAAGTCGTCGAAACCGATCTCGGCGAGTATATTTTGCAGATTGATGATCATGATCCGCCGTCACATATCGTAGCGCCCGCCCTTCATAAAAATAAAGAGCAGATACGCGATGTGTTTAAAGAAAGGCTGGATTATCAGCATACAGAAAAACCGGAAGAGCTTGTCATGCATGCGCGCGCCATCCTGCGGGAAAAGTTTCTGGAAGCGGATATCGGCATTACCGGCTGTAACTTCGCCATCGCTGACACGGGTTCAGTCAGCCTTGTGACAAATGAAGGAAACGGGCGGCTTGTGAGCACCTTGCCAAAAACACAAATCACCGTCATGGGAATGGAGCGGATCGTCCCGTCGTTTTCTGAATTTGAAGTGCTAGTCAGCATGCTGACAAGAAGCGCTGTCGGACAGCGGCTGACAAGTTATATTACGGCTTTGACAGGCCCGAAGCTGGAGGGGGAAGTGGACGGGCCGGAGGAATTCCATCTTGTCATCGTTGACAATGGCCGGTCCAGCATTCTCGGAACGGAATTCCAGTCTGTGCTGCAATGCATCCGCTGTGCCGCCTGTATCAATGTCTGCCCTGTGTACCGCCATGTCGGCGGACACTCATACGGCTCCATCTATTCGGGGCCGATCGGAGCGGTTTTATCGCCGCTGCTCGGCGGTTATGACGATTTTAAGGAACTGCCGTACGCCTCTACATTGTGCGCGGCTTGTTCGGAAGCCTGTCCAGTCAAAATTCCGCTTCATGAGCTGCTTCTCAAGCATCGCCAAAACATCGTCGAAAAAGAAGGCAGAGCGCCGATCAGTGAAAAGCTTGCGATGAAAGCGTTCGGACTTGGCGCGTCCTCTTTGTCGCTTTATAAAATGGGCTCAAAATGGGCGCCAGCCGCCATGACGCCTTTCACAGAAGACGAGAAAATTTCGAAAGGGCCGGGCCCGCTCAAAAGCTGGACACAGATCCGCGACTTTCCGGCACCGCATAAATCAAGGTTCAGAGACTGGTTTACAGACAGAGAAACAAGTGAACGCACGAAGGAGGAGCAGTGA
- the lutA gene encoding lactate utilization iron-sulfur protein LutA, whose protein sequence is MKVSLFVTCLVDMFQTNVGKATVELLERLGCEVDFPEGQICCGQPAYNSGYVNDAKKAMKRMIETFQDSEYVVSPSGSCTTMFREYPHLFADDPKWADKAQKLADKTYELTDFIVNVLGVEDVGATLHTKATLHTSCHMTRLLGVREEPMKLLSHVKGLEFTALPGKHNCCGFGGTFSVKMAQISEQMVDEKVACVEETGAEVLIGADCGCLMNIGGRLDRKDKNVKVMHIAEVLNSR, encoded by the coding sequence ATGAAAGTCTCACTTTTTGTCACTTGTCTTGTTGATATGTTTCAAACAAATGTCGGAAAAGCAACGGTTGAGCTGCTGGAGCGGCTTGGGTGTGAGGTTGATTTTCCGGAGGGGCAGATCTGCTGCGGCCAGCCGGCTTACAACAGCGGTTACGTGAATGACGCCAAAAAAGCAATGAAACGAATGATTGAAACGTTTCAGGATTCCGAATATGTCGTCAGTCCTTCCGGCTCCTGCACGACAATGTTCAGGGAGTATCCGCACTTGTTTGCGGATGACCCGAAATGGGCCGATAAAGCGCAAAAGCTGGCGGATAAAACGTATGAACTGACGGATTTTATCGTGAACGTCCTTGGGGTAGAGGATGTCGGCGCGACCCTTCATACAAAAGCGACCTTACATACGTCGTGCCATATGACAAGGCTGCTCGGGGTTCGGGAGGAGCCGATGAAGCTTCTGAGCCATGTGAAGGGCCTGGAGTTCACAGCGCTTCCGGGCAAACATAACTGCTGCGGATTCGGAGGAACGTTCTCCGTCAAAATGGCACAAATCTCTGAGCAGATGGTCGATGAAAAAGTCGCATGCGTGGAGGAAACGGGAGCAGAGGTGCTGATCGGCGCTGACTGCGGCTGTTTGATGAATATCGGGGGACGGCTTGACCGAAAAGACAAGAATGTCAAAGTGATGCACATCGCCGAAGTGCTCAATAGCAGATAA
- the yvfU gene encoding two-component system response regulator YvfU has protein sequence MIRLLIAEDQRMLLGALGSLLDLEEDMTVIGQALNGEEALKAILKLEPDVCIMDIEMPVRSGLDVAEELMQKGCRSKVIILTTFARPGYFERAVKAGVHGYLLKDGEIDDLAAAIRKCVEGKRVFSPELTFNMIRDKNPLTVREQEILRLAALGKTTKDITLELYLSQGTVRNYISEIIQKLNAKNRTEAASIAEGKGWI, from the coding sequence ATGATTCGTCTGTTGATTGCTGAGGACCAGCGAATGCTTTTGGGCGCTTTGGGATCTCTGCTTGATTTAGAAGAGGATATGACAGTCATCGGACAAGCATTAAACGGGGAAGAGGCGCTGAAAGCCATTTTGAAGCTGGAGCCGGATGTATGCATCATGGACATTGAAATGCCGGTTCGAAGCGGGCTTGACGTGGCAGAGGAATTAATGCAAAAAGGCTGCCGCAGCAAGGTCATTATTTTAACCACTTTTGCCCGCCCCGGCTATTTTGAACGCGCCGTCAAAGCCGGCGTACATGGCTATCTGCTGAAAGACGGCGAAATTGACGACCTGGCTGCTGCCATCCGAAAGTGTGTTGAAGGAAAACGAGTTTTCAGCCCCGAGCTGACGTTTAACATGATTCGAGACAAAAATCCCCTCACCGTAAGAGAGCAAGAAATTCTGAGGCTGGCGGCTTTAGGCAAGACAACAAAAGATATTACGCTGGAACTCTATTTATCTCAGGGCACAGTTCGAAACTATATATCAGAAATCATCCAAAAGCTCAATGCAAAAAATCGGACAGAAGCCGCCAGCATTGCTGAGGGAAAGGGATGGATTTAA